Proteins encoded together in one Cryptosporangium aurantiacum window:
- a CDS encoding acyl-CoA dehydrogenase family protein, which translates to MSELVTSESPVFSAAPAAGAGTHQVTNQPPPLVGHDVADDPALLAGVVREGASWFLPELHQLGRIAGSAEAQTWADEANRHEPVLRTHDRYGHRIDEVEFHPSWHRLLDVSVGAGLGATPWADDRVGAHVARAAGLLVQGQLEAGHLCPLSMTYAAVPALRSTPDLAEVYEPLLASRVYDFGLRVPTTKRGLLAGMGMTEKQGGSDVRSNTTIARLAGDGTWRLRGHKWFTSAPMNDVFLVLAQAPGGLSCFLVPRILPDGTRNTFRIQRLKDKLGNRSNASSEPEFDDTVAWLVGPEGRGVRTIIEMVSLTRLDNVVGSAAGMRAALVQAVHHTRHRSAFGRRLVDQPLMGNVLADLALESEAATTLALRLAGAVDRAFAGDDQERAFSRLATAIGKYWVCKRQPAFVAEALECLGGNGYVEESGMPRLYREAPLNGIWEGSGNVNALDVLRALGREPAAFAAYTEEIEQVHGADSRLDAAWAALRNELSDTHEWEYRARRLVERFALVLQGALLVRHAPEEVASAFCGSRLGGESGYAFGTLPRGTAIEALLARTVPAE; encoded by the coding sequence ATGTCCGAGCTCGTGACGTCCGAATCGCCGGTCTTCTCGGCCGCTCCGGCCGCCGGTGCGGGCACGCACCAGGTCACCAACCAGCCTCCGCCGCTCGTCGGCCACGACGTGGCCGACGATCCGGCGCTGCTCGCGGGCGTCGTCCGGGAGGGCGCGTCCTGGTTCCTGCCCGAGTTGCACCAGCTGGGGCGGATCGCCGGTAGCGCCGAAGCGCAGACCTGGGCCGACGAAGCCAACCGCCACGAGCCGGTGCTGCGCACCCACGACCGGTACGGCCACCGGATCGACGAGGTCGAGTTCCACCCGTCCTGGCACCGGCTGCTGGACGTCTCGGTCGGGGCAGGCCTCGGCGCGACGCCGTGGGCCGACGACCGGGTCGGCGCGCACGTGGCACGGGCGGCCGGGCTGCTGGTCCAGGGGCAGCTCGAGGCGGGGCACCTGTGTCCGCTGTCGATGACGTACGCCGCGGTGCCCGCGCTGCGCTCCACCCCCGACCTCGCCGAGGTCTACGAACCGCTGCTGGCCAGCCGGGTCTACGACTTCGGCCTGCGAGTGCCGACGACCAAGCGCGGTCTGCTCGCGGGCATGGGTATGACCGAGAAGCAGGGCGGATCCGACGTCCGCTCGAACACGACCATCGCGCGGCTCGCCGGGGACGGCACCTGGCGGCTGCGCGGCCACAAGTGGTTCACGAGCGCGCCGATGAACGACGTGTTCCTGGTCCTGGCGCAGGCGCCGGGTGGGCTGTCCTGCTTCTTGGTGCCGCGCATCCTGCCGGACGGCACCCGGAACACGTTCCGGATCCAGCGTCTCAAGGACAAACTGGGCAACCGGAGCAACGCGAGCTCGGAGCCGGAGTTCGACGACACCGTGGCCTGGCTGGTCGGGCCCGAGGGGCGGGGCGTCCGGACGATCATCGAGATGGTGTCGCTGACCCGGCTGGACAACGTCGTCGGTTCCGCGGCGGGGATGCGTGCCGCGCTGGTTCAGGCCGTCCACCACACGCGCCACCGCTCGGCGTTCGGGCGGCGTCTGGTGGACCAGCCGCTGATGGGCAACGTGCTGGCCGACCTGGCACTGGAGTCGGAAGCCGCCACCACGCTCGCGCTCCGGCTGGCCGGCGCGGTCGACCGGGCCTTCGCGGGCGACGATCAGGAGCGGGCGTTTTCCCGGCTGGCCACCGCGATCGGCAAGTACTGGGTGTGCAAGCGGCAGCCCGCGTTCGTCGCGGAGGCACTCGAATGCCTCGGCGGCAACGGATACGTCGAGGAGAGCGGCATGCCCCGGCTCTACCGGGAGGCGCCGCTCAACGGCATCTGGGAGGGCTCCGGCAACGTCAATGCGCTCGACGTCCTGCGGGCGCTGGGTCGCGAGCCCGCCGCGTTCGCCGCGTACACCGAGGAGATCGAGCAGGTGCACGGAGCCGACAGCCGCCTGGACGCGGCGTGGGCCGCGTTGCGCAACGAGCTGTCCGACACCCACGAGTGGGAGTACCGGGCCCGTCGGCTGGTGGAGCGGTTCGCGCTCGTCCTGCAGGGCGCGCTGCTCGTGCGGCACGCGCCGGAGGAGGTCGCCAGCGCGTTCTGCGGCTCGCGGCTCGGCGGCGAGAGCGGCTATGCGTTCGGGACGCTGCCCCGCGGTACTGCGATCGAGGCATTGTTGGCGCGGACGGTGCCGGCGGAGTGA
- a CDS encoding TetR/AcrR family transcriptional regulator, producing MRERLVAEATRIVAAQGWAGATVAAVAAAAEISTGAVYQHFPNKGALAAEVFRRATQRELEVLGTVLSASEPVSSADRLAQGVGLFAQRAILGRQLAYALIAEPADPLVVTERLNYRRRYHEVFAAVILDGVRAGEMVPQNAAVTAAALTGGVAEVLIGQLSGPVDGPAARSLVAELTALALRCVGVPVTQFAPSALDSVRPTSADGAHSAESSLEAACPSS from the coding sequence GTGCGCGAACGACTCGTGGCCGAGGCCACCCGCATCGTCGCCGCTCAGGGCTGGGCGGGCGCCACGGTCGCAGCCGTCGCCGCCGCCGCGGAAATCTCCACCGGCGCCGTCTATCAGCACTTCCCGAACAAGGGAGCGCTCGCCGCCGAGGTGTTCCGCCGCGCCACCCAGCGCGAGCTCGAGGTGCTGGGCACCGTCCTGTCGGCGTCCGAGCCGGTCTCGTCGGCCGACCGGCTGGCGCAGGGCGTCGGGCTGTTCGCGCAGCGGGCCATCCTCGGGCGCCAACTGGCGTACGCGTTGATCGCCGAACCCGCCGACCCGCTGGTCGTCACCGAACGGCTGAACTACCGGCGGCGCTATCACGAGGTGTTCGCGGCGGTGATCCTCGACGGCGTCCGCGCCGGCGAGATGGTGCCGCAGAACGCCGCCGTCACGGCCGCCGCGCTCACCGGCGGCGTTGCCGAGGTCCTGATCGGCCAGCTCTCCGGGCCGGTGGACGGGCCGGCCGCCCGCTCGCTGGTCGCCGAGCTCACCGCGCTCGCGCTCCGGTGTGTCGGAGTACCCGTGACCCAGTTCGCCCCCTCCGCGCTGGATTCTGTTCGACCGACCTCTGCGGACGGCGCTCACTCTGCGGAAAGTTCACTGGAGGCAGCATGTCCGAGCTCGTGA
- a CDS encoding ATP-dependent Clp protease proteolytic subunit: MAASAPVPIGSGGLDEQVFSRLLRDRIVFLGSEVNDAVANAICAQLLLLNAEDPERDIWLYINSPGGSVTAGMGIYDTMQWVSNDVCTVALGFAASMGQFLLCSGARGKRYALPHSRIVMHQPHGGFGGTETEIRIQAEQMLHTKKTMAELIAFHTGQPLEVIERDSDRDRWFTAEEGRDYGFVDHVVRTLDPVGSRS, encoded by the coding sequence ATCGCCGCGTCAGCGCCGGTTCCGATCGGGAGCGGCGGGCTGGACGAGCAGGTCTTCTCGCGGCTGTTGCGGGACCGGATCGTGTTTCTGGGCAGTGAGGTCAACGACGCGGTGGCGAACGCGATCTGCGCGCAATTGTTGCTGCTCAACGCCGAGGACCCGGAGCGTGACATTTGGCTCTACATCAATTCTCCGGGCGGCTCGGTGACCGCCGGAATGGGCATTTACGACACCATGCAATGGGTGAGTAACGACGTCTGCACGGTGGCGCTGGGATTTGCCGCCTCGATGGGACAGTTCCTGCTCTGTTCCGGTGCGCGTGGTAAGCGGTACGCGCTACCGCACTCCCGAATCGTCATGCACCAGCCGCACGGCGGGTTCGGCGGTACCGAGACCGAGATCCGGATCCAAGCCGAGCAGATGCTGCACACCAAGAAGACGATGGCCGAGTTGATCGCGTTCCACACCGGTCAGCCGCTGGAGGTCATCGAGCGCGACTCCGACCGGGACCGCTGGTTCACGGCGGAGGAGGGGCGCGACTACGGCTTCGTCGACCACGTCGTCCGGACGCTGGATCCGGTCGGCTCCCGGAGCTGA
- the pta gene encoding phosphate acetyltransferase, producing MSEILYLTSMEPRSGKSAVALGLLDLLAADVRRLAVFRPVVPDHGQPDPIVELARSRYQLDLPEPDAVAFTYSSAAELIESGGPERLISAVVEHVARLRERYDFVLCVGTDFTGPSPAVELDLNAELAANLGAPVLQVLSGHGRTADAVTTALREGRTVLREHGCEVLATIVNRAGPEHTGLACDDPPVYVLPDLPVLAALTVAEVVAALDGTLLSGDGPALQREVDSYLAGSAYLQTVLPLLKDGMLLVSSGDRIDLAVGVAAAAVSPELPTPAGIVLTVGHVPDQQSLALLEPSGLPVIAVKADTYTTLHQLEGLTGQLRADSARKVAAALGAFADHVDTETLRKRIQLSKPDVVTPLMFSAQLIAHARADKRTIVLPEGEEERILLATEELTHRGVADLVLLGDRDVIAAKATQLGTDLSGVRIIDPLRSPLRSQFAKTYAELRAHRGVTPEMAYDIVGDVSYFGTMLVHAGEVDGMVSGAAHTTAHTIRPALEVIRTLPDVSLVSSAFLMCLPTKVLVFADCAVVPDPDAAQLADIAICAAETAVAFGVEPQVAMVSYSTGGSGSGVDVDKVRAATSLVAERRPDLPLAGPIQYDAAVDPAVGAAKLPGNPVAGHATVLVFPDLNTGNTTYKAVQRAASAIAVGPVLQGLRRPVNDLSRGCTVADIVNTVAITAVQAQQGAR from the coding sequence ATGTCCGAGATTCTCTATCTCACGTCGATGGAGCCGCGTTCGGGAAAGTCGGCGGTGGCGTTGGGCTTGCTCGACCTGCTCGCCGCGGACGTCCGGCGGCTGGCGGTGTTCCGGCCGGTAGTGCCTGACCACGGGCAGCCGGATCCGATCGTCGAGCTGGCCCGCTCGCGGTATCAGCTCGACCTTCCGGAGCCCGACGCGGTCGCGTTCACGTACTCGTCGGCGGCGGAGCTGATCGAGTCCGGCGGGCCGGAGCGTCTCATCTCGGCGGTGGTCGAGCACGTCGCCCGGCTGCGTGAGCGCTACGACTTCGTGCTGTGCGTCGGCACCGACTTCACCGGACCGTCGCCCGCCGTGGAACTGGACCTCAACGCCGAGCTGGCTGCCAACCTCGGCGCCCCGGTGCTGCAGGTGCTCTCCGGGCACGGCCGTACCGCCGACGCAGTGACCACCGCACTCCGGGAGGGCCGCACGGTCCTCCGCGAACACGGCTGCGAGGTCCTGGCCACGATCGTCAACCGCGCCGGCCCCGAACACACCGGCCTGGCCTGCGACGACCCGCCGGTCTACGTGCTGCCGGACCTGCCGGTGCTGGCCGCGCTGACCGTCGCCGAGGTTGTCGCCGCCCTCGACGGGACGCTGCTCTCCGGCGACGGACCGGCGTTGCAGCGCGAGGTCGACTCGTACCTCGCCGGCTCGGCCTACCTGCAGACCGTGCTCCCGCTGCTCAAGGACGGCATGCTGCTGGTGTCGTCCGGTGACCGGATCGACCTGGCGGTCGGCGTCGCGGCGGCCGCCGTGAGCCCTGAGCTGCCCACTCCGGCGGGCATCGTGCTGACCGTCGGGCACGTGCCTGACCAGCAGAGCCTCGCGTTGCTCGAACCGTCCGGGCTGCCGGTGATCGCGGTGAAGGCCGATACCTACACGACGCTGCACCAGCTGGAGGGCCTCACCGGGCAGTTGCGGGCCGACAGCGCCCGTAAAGTTGCCGCCGCACTGGGGGCGTTCGCCGACCACGTCGACACCGAGACGCTCCGCAAACGGATCCAGCTGAGCAAGCCGGACGTCGTCACGCCGTTGATGTTCTCCGCCCAGCTGATCGCGCACGCCCGAGCCGACAAGCGGACGATCGTGCTCCCCGAGGGCGAAGAGGAACGAATCCTGCTCGCCACCGAGGAGCTGACCCACCGCGGCGTCGCCGACCTGGTCCTGCTCGGTGACCGCGACGTCATCGCGGCGAAGGCCACCCAGCTCGGCACCGACCTGTCCGGCGTCCGGATCATCGACCCGCTGCGCTCACCGCTGCGATCTCAGTTCGCGAAGACGTACGCCGAGCTGCGCGCGCACCGGGGCGTGACCCCGGAGATGGCCTACGACATCGTCGGTGACGTCTCGTACTTCGGCACGATGCTCGTGCACGCGGGTGAGGTCGACGGCATGGTGTCGGGCGCCGCGCACACGACCGCGCACACGATCCGGCCGGCTCTGGAGGTGATCCGGACGCTGCCCGACGTCTCGCTGGTCTCGAGCGCGTTCCTGATGTGCCTGCCGACGAAGGTCCTGGTGTTCGCCGACTGCGCCGTCGTCCCCGATCCGGACGCCGCCCAGCTGGCCGACATCGCGATCTGCGCCGCCGAGACCGCGGTCGCGTTCGGGGTCGAGCCGCAGGTCGCGATGGTGTCGTACTCGACCGGCGGCTCCGGGTCGGGCGTCGACGTCGACAAGGTGCGCGCGGCGACGTCGCTGGTGGCTGAACGACGGCCGGACCTGCCGCTGGCCGGACCCATCCAGTACGACGCCGCGGTCGACCCGGCGGTCGGCGCCGCGAAGCTGCCCGGCAACCCGGTGGCCGGGCATGCGACGGTCCTGGTCTTCCCCGACCTCAACACCGGCAACACCACGTACAAGGCCGTACAGCGGGCGGCATCGGCGATCGCGGTCGGCCCGGTGCTCCAGGGGCTGCGGCGACCGGTCAACGACCTGTCCCGCGGGTGCACGGTCGCCGACATCGTCAACACGGTTGCCATCACCGCCGTCCAGGCACAGCAGGGAGCGCGATGA
- a CDS encoding acetate/propionate family kinase, whose amino-acid sequence MKPVLVINSGSSSLKYQLIDVGSGVLAKGLIEEIGSDAARLRHSGREPDTRPAKDHDAALAWMLQVLGGLDGLLAVGHRVVHGGTRYTAPTVIDAAVEAGIEELSPLAPLHNPVNLAGIRALRTQLPDVPQVAVFDTAFHATIPAVAATYALPLDVAAEYGVRRYGFHGTSCQYVTRRTGEYLGAENLIICHLGNGASATAVSGGRSVDTSMGLSPLEGLVMGTRSGDLDPALPFHLIRAGLDPAEVETILTSRSGLRGLAGASDMREVRAKADAGDAAARLAREIYAYRIRKYVGAYLAVVPGVQALVFTAGVGENDAPLRAEVCGSLAHLGIELDDDANRAAVGPSEPVTIGSGAVPVVVVPTDEESEIAAQAAAAVLS is encoded by the coding sequence ATGAAGCCGGTACTGGTGATCAACTCCGGATCGTCGTCGCTGAAGTACCAGCTGATCGACGTCGGGTCCGGTGTGCTCGCCAAGGGACTGATCGAGGAGATCGGTTCGGACGCCGCCCGGCTGCGGCACTCCGGACGCGAGCCGGACACCCGGCCGGCGAAGGACCACGACGCGGCGCTCGCGTGGATGCTCCAGGTTCTCGGCGGGTTGGACGGACTGCTCGCGGTCGGGCACCGCGTCGTCCACGGCGGGACGCGATACACCGCGCCGACCGTGATCGACGCCGCCGTCGAGGCCGGCATCGAGGAGCTGTCGCCGCTCGCGCCGCTGCACAACCCGGTCAACCTGGCCGGCATCCGGGCGCTGCGGACCCAGTTGCCGGACGTCCCGCAGGTCGCGGTGTTCGACACCGCGTTCCACGCGACGATCCCGGCAGTGGCCGCCACCTACGCGCTGCCGCTCGACGTGGCCGCGGAGTACGGCGTCCGCCGGTACGGGTTCCATGGCACGAGCTGCCAGTACGTGACGCGGCGGACCGGGGAGTACCTGGGCGCCGAGAACCTCATCATCTGCCATCTCGGGAACGGCGCCTCGGCGACCGCGGTGTCCGGCGGGCGGAGCGTCGACACCTCGATGGGGCTGTCGCCGCTGGAGGGCCTGGTGATGGGCACCCGCAGCGGTGACCTCGACCCGGCGCTCCCGTTTCACCTGATCAGGGCCGGGCTGGATCCGGCGGAGGTGGAGACGATCCTCACCTCTCGCAGCGGGCTGCGCGGCCTGGCCGGTGCGTCGGACATGCGGGAGGTTCGCGCGAAGGCCGACGCCGGGGACGCCGCTGCCCGGCTCGCGCGCGAGATCTACGCGTACCGGATCCGTAAGTACGTCGGCGCGTACCTGGCGGTGGTTCCGGGGGTGCAGGCGCTGGTGTTCACGGCGGGGGTCGGCGAGAACGACGCTCCGCTGCGGGCCGAGGTCTGTGGGTCGCTGGCCCATCTGGGTATCGAGTTGGACGACGACGCCAATCGCGCCGCCGTCGGGCCGTCGGAGCCGGTGACGATCGGCAGTGGGGCGGTGCCGGTCGTGGTCGTGCCCACCGACGAGGAGTCGGAGATCGCCGCACAGGCGGCAGCCGCCGTCCTCTCCTGA
- a CDS encoding DUF429 domain-containing protein — MRTLGVDLAAEAANITKAGIDCPLGWPDEFAAFLAAWSSGTFVAPVDIAGKEWRRRLAYRRTDEVVRARLGLTARAAALGLTYAPDPSDAATAASEGWIALPASGLDALVP, encoded by the coding sequence GTGCGGACCCTCGGGGTGGACCTGGCGGCCGAGGCCGCCAACATCACGAAGGCCGGGATCGACTGTCCGCTGGGCTGGCCGGACGAGTTCGCAGCGTTCCTCGCGGCCTGGTCGAGCGGCACGTTCGTCGCGCCGGTGGATATCGCCGGGAAGGAATGGCGCCGCCGGCTGGCCTATCGGCGGACCGACGAGGTGGTGCGTGCCCGGCTCGGGCTGACCGCGCGGGCTGCGGCGTTGGGTCTGACCTACGCACCGGATCCCTCGGACGCCGCGACGGCGGCGTCCGAGGGATGGATCGCGCTCCCGGCGAGCGGCCTCGACGCGCTGGTGCCCTGA
- a CDS encoding SpoIIE family protein phosphatase, whose amino-acid sequence MGSPESAGSDVLLGRLQLALDASGTGSFDWDLTTGELIWDERLCRLVGLDPATFDRRIETFYAALHPADRDRVEQVVQRAIDDCGQYHAEYRIVRPDGTERWLDARGRVFAGTDGAPDRMVGVAADCTDRYETWQREQDAVRAESERAQLINAVTRALAEALTLKDVTQVLTGTLRAAIGASALGVVLVESGRLRVIDAVGYDAHVIADFDGASMDDPRPLAEAVRSRLPLFAGDAAAFVDRWPDALEGIGAAWAYLPMVATGRPVGGCAVRWDKPQPFTSDDRTMLVALGGLAAQSFERARLYDAEHELAAGLQRVMLPRRTDGIPGVSTACRYLPSADGLQVGGDWYDVIALPSGEVGLVVGDVEGHTAHAAAVMGQLRIAVRAYASEGHRPEEVVARTNRLLVDLETRLLATCCYATIDPVTGDGVVVGAGHPPPIVVRADGGVEIVAPSGGLILGVQDAAVYRSTAVHIGPGDALVLVTDGLIESPGQSIDAGLRALAERAAIGAGENAEHLAERIIAPIGPAGRRFDDVAVVVARRDRGDETRTDEARHSIAPGAPGAIGRARAFVNRTLAGWDLDPSIVEPAVLCASELVTNAIRHGEGLVELTLVRFPDRIRLIVEDDSPTPPRLVRALLTSTGGRGLDVVARFSASWGSEPRGTGKIVWAEFRC is encoded by the coding sequence ATGGGTTCCCCGGAGTCTGCGGGGAGCGACGTCCTGCTCGGCCGGCTCCAGTTGGCTCTGGACGCCTCCGGGACCGGGTCGTTCGACTGGGATCTCACCACCGGTGAGCTGATCTGGGACGAGCGCCTGTGCCGCCTGGTCGGCCTCGACCCGGCGACGTTCGACCGCCGGATCGAGACGTTCTACGCCGCGCTCCACCCGGCCGACCGCGACCGGGTGGAGCAGGTGGTCCAGCGCGCCATCGACGACTGCGGCCAGTACCACGCCGAGTACCGGATCGTCCGGCCCGACGGCACCGAGCGCTGGCTGGACGCGCGGGGCCGGGTGTTCGCGGGCACGGACGGCGCGCCGGACCGGATGGTCGGCGTCGCCGCGGACTGCACCGACCGCTACGAGACCTGGCAGCGCGAGCAGGACGCCGTCCGCGCGGAGTCGGAGCGCGCTCAGCTGATCAACGCGGTGACCAGAGCGCTCGCCGAGGCGCTGACGCTCAAGGACGTCACCCAGGTACTGACCGGCACGCTGCGGGCCGCGATCGGGGCGTCCGCGCTGGGCGTCGTCCTCGTCGAGAGCGGGCGGCTCCGGGTCATCGACGCGGTCGGGTACGACGCTCACGTCATCGCCGACTTCGACGGGGCGTCGATGGACGATCCACGCCCGCTCGCCGAGGCCGTGCGCTCGCGGCTGCCGCTGTTCGCCGGTGACGCCGCCGCGTTCGTCGACCGCTGGCCGGACGCGCTCGAGGGCATCGGTGCGGCCTGGGCCTATCTGCCGATGGTCGCCACCGGGCGTCCGGTCGGCGGTTGTGCGGTGCGGTGGGACAAGCCGCAGCCGTTCACGTCCGACGACCGGACGATGCTGGTCGCGCTCGGCGGGCTGGCCGCGCAGTCGTTCGAGCGGGCACGCCTCTACGACGCCGAGCACGAGCTGGCCGCCGGCCTGCAGCGGGTGATGCTGCCCCGGCGCACCGACGGCATCCCCGGCGTCTCCACCGCCTGCCGGTACCTGCCCAGCGCGGACGGGTTGCAGGTCGGTGGGGACTGGTACGACGTCATCGCGCTGCCGTCCGGCGAAGTGGGGCTGGTCGTCGGCGACGTCGAGGGGCACACCGCGCACGCCGCCGCGGTGATGGGGCAGCTGCGGATCGCGGTGCGCGCGTACGCGTCCGAGGGCCACCGCCCCGAGGAGGTGGTGGCGCGCACCAACCGGCTGCTCGTCGATCTGGAGACGCGGCTGCTCGCGACCTGCTGTTACGCCACGATCGACCCGGTTACCGGGGACGGCGTCGTCGTGGGGGCGGGGCATCCGCCGCCGATCGTCGTCCGCGCGGACGGCGGGGTGGAGATCGTCGCGCCCAGCGGCGGGCTGATCCTCGGCGTCCAGGACGCGGCCGTGTACCGGTCGACGGCGGTCCACATCGGTCCGGGCGACGCTCTGGTCCTGGTGACCGACGGGCTGATCGAATCACCGGGCCAGTCGATCGACGCCGGGCTGCGCGCGCTGGCGGAGCGGGCCGCGATCGGTGCCGGGGAGAACGCTGAGCACCTCGCCGAGCGGATCATCGCGCCGATCGGACCGGCGGGGCGCCGCTTCGACGACGTCGCGGTCGTCGTCGCCCGTCGTGACCGGGGTGACGAGACCCGGACCGACGAGGCGCGCCATTCGATCGCGCCCGGCGCGCCGGGCGCGATCGGCCGAGCGCGGGCGTTCGTCAACCGCACCCTGGCCGGGTGGGACCTCGACCCGAGCATCGTGGAGCCGGCCGTCCTGTGCGCGTCGGAGCTGGTGACGAACGCGATCCGGCACGGCGAAGGCCTGGTCGAGCTGACCCTGGTTCGTTTTCCCGACCGGATCCGGCTGATCGTCGAGGACGACTCGCCGACGCCGCCGCGGCTGGTCCGGGCGTTGCTGACCAGCACCGGTGGCCGCGGGCTGGACGTGGTGGCCCGGTTCTCCGCCTCCTGGGGGTCGGAGCCGCGGGGCACCGGCAAGATCGTGTGGGCGGAGTTCCGCTGCTGA
- a CDS encoding glycerophosphodiester phosphodiesterase produces the protein MSLRSFRSLAGSTLALTLFAGAFSVAAPAAAAPAALPAKAEKKSAVVIAHRGASGYRPEHTLAAYQLAIQQGADYVEPDLVITKDGVLVARHENEISGTTDVAKRPEFADRKTTKTIDGRAVTGWFTEDFTLPELKTLRAIERLPAVRPANTAYDGKFPVPTLQEVVDLVKRESKRRHRTIGIYPETKHPTYFRSIGKPLEEPLVKTLKRSHWKKVVIQSFETGNLRRLNRMIDVPLAQLIDAAGAPYGDGRTYDDLVTPAGLADIRTYADGVGLNTARVIPLDASGRTRPPTTVVADAHKAKLIVHVWTLRNENQFLPVDFRIGTDPTARGNVEGWLRLLLAQDIDGVFADFPDTARAVVDGKRAA, from the coding sequence GTGTCTCTCAGGAGTTTTCGGAGTCTCGCGGGCTCGACGCTCGCGCTGACCCTGTTCGCCGGTGCCTTCAGCGTCGCGGCCCCGGCCGCCGCCGCCCCCGCGGCCTTACCCGCCAAAGCGGAGAAGAAGAGCGCCGTCGTGATCGCCCACCGGGGTGCCAGCGGCTACCGCCCCGAGCACACGCTGGCCGCCTATCAGCTCGCGATCCAGCAGGGCGCCGACTACGTCGAGCCCGACCTGGTCATCACCAAGGACGGCGTGCTCGTGGCGCGGCACGAGAACGAGATCAGCGGCACCACCGACGTCGCGAAGCGCCCGGAGTTCGCCGACCGGAAGACGACCAAGACGATCGACGGGCGCGCGGTCACCGGCTGGTTCACCGAGGACTTCACGCTCCCCGAGCTCAAGACGCTGCGCGCGATCGAGCGGCTCCCTGCCGTCCGCCCCGCCAACACCGCCTACGACGGCAAGTTCCCGGTGCCGACCTTGCAGGAGGTCGTCGACCTGGTGAAGCGGGAGAGCAAGCGGCGTCACCGGACGATCGGGATCTACCCGGAGACCAAGCACCCGACCTACTTCCGCTCGATCGGGAAGCCGCTCGAGGAGCCGCTGGTCAAGACGCTGAAGCGGAGTCACTGGAAGAAGGTCGTCATCCAGTCCTTCGAGACCGGTAACCTCCGGCGCCTGAACCGGATGATCGACGTTCCGCTCGCCCAGCTCATCGACGCCGCGGGCGCCCCGTACGGCGACGGCCGCACCTACGACGACCTGGTGACGCCGGCCGGTCTCGCGGACATCCGGACCTACGCGGACGGCGTCGGGCTGAACACCGCCCGGGTGATCCCGCTCGACGCGTCCGGTCGCACCCGGCCGCCGACGACCGTGGTCGCCGACGCGCACAAGGCGAAGCTGATCGTCCACGTCTGGACGCTCCGCAACGAGAACCAGTTCCTCCCGGTGGACTTCCGCATCGGTACCGACCCGACCGCGCGGGGCAACGTCGAGGGTTGGCTGCGCCTGCTGCTGGCCCAGGACATCGACGGGGTGTTCGCCGACTTCCCGGACACCGCCCGAGCGGTCGTCGACGGCAAACGGGCTGCCTGA
- a CDS encoding DUF2630 family protein produces the protein MSEKQIISRVDELVAEEHSLRQRLAAGELTAAEEHERLKHVEEELDQCWDLLRQRRARRDAGQNPDDAAARPVSEVESYLQ, from the coding sequence GTGTCGGAGAAGCAGATCATTTCGCGGGTCGACGAGCTGGTGGCCGAGGAGCACTCGCTCCGGCAGCGCCTGGCCGCCGGTGAGCTCACCGCCGCCGAGGAGCACGAGCGGCTCAAGCACGTCGAGGAAGAGCTCGACCAGTGCTGGGACCTGCTGCGGCAGCGGCGGGCTCGCCGTGACGCCGGCCAGAACCCCGACGACGCCGCAGCGCGTCCGGTGAGCGAGGTCGAGTCTTACCTGCAGTAA